catcactttgggaggacgaggcgggcagatcatttgaggtaaggagtttgaaaccagtcagaccaacatggtgaaaccccatctctactaaaaattcaaaaattagcgcGGCATGatggtgcgagcctgtaatcctggctactcaggaggctgaggcaggagaatcacttgaacctgagaggcggaggttgcagtgagccgagatggtgccactgcactcaaatgaggtcatactggattacaATGGGCCCTAAATCCGATGACTGGTATCCTTACAAGGAGAGAAATGTGAAAACACAGAGGAGACACAGGTGAAataaggccatgtgaagacagaggcagggcttgcataagccaaggaatgccaaggttGGCAACCAAAGGAGTTAGAAGCAAGGAAAGATTATTCCCTAGAGACTTTAAATTCCCTAGAGAACatggctctgctgacaccttgattttgaactttgagtctgtagaactgtgagacaagtttctgttgttttaaaccacccagtttgtggtactttcttACAGTTGCCCTAAGAAACGAATACACCCGATCCAGACCTTCCCAGCTCTGGGGATGTCTCTTCTGTTGCACACTGTGTTATTTGGTCCCCAGGGATGACAGCTCTAACTGACTCCCAGGAGCCCAAGCAACACATACTCCTGCAATTGGGGTCCCTCACCTTTGCCTCTGGGTCCACTTGGGCAGGACTTGAGCACCTCTCTCTCCCACATGCCTATCCCAGCCCAAGGGAAACCCTCAACCATCCCTGACTTCGCCCACGCAGAAAGAGGTGGCTTTACTCAGTGCAGTAGCACTTTCTGGCTCCCACAGAAAGCACTTAGTTGGCCCCTTTCCTCTGTTTAGATTTCCTGGGCATGAGCCAGGAAAACCCCCCTTTTATATACCTGGTTTTCACTCTCTTTACACTTGAATGTGAATAACAGAAATTTCCCTTCCCCTGGAAGTCTCCCCTCTCATCTCtctgatcttttcttttctttcttttttttttttttgtttgtttgtttttgttttgagatggagttttgatcttgttgcccaggctggagtgcagtgatatgatctcggctcactgcaacctccgcctcctgggttcaagcaattttcctgtctcagcctcctgtgtagatgggattacaggcacccaccaccatgcccagctaatttttttaattttagtagagacggggtttcactatgttgcccaggctggccttgaactcctgacctcaggtgatccgcctgtctctgcctcccaaagtgctgggattacaggcatgagccactaataATATCTGGATATCTTTTCATATCCCAGGTCTATCTAAGGTGTGCTAGAGCCTGGGAATCGGTGCTGAgcatttcctttgtaaattattcACACGGGGTTGCCTCATAATCACTCTAGTGACTAAATTACGTGTCCCTAGAACTCGGTTAATTGTTTTGTGGGTTGTTCTCCTTTTTTGGGTTGTAAATAACATCATATCATATATACTAAGACTAACTTTTAAATTCTACAGTATGTCCTAAAGATCCTTCAATGCTTCAATGATAGTACATATCatcttctcttattcttttttttttttttttctgaggtctcactctgttgcccaggctggagtgcactggtgggatcacagctcactgtagcctcaaaatcctgggctcgagtgatcctctcacctcagcctaccaagtagctggtactacagacgcacaccactacacccaactagtttttattttattttattgtttgtagagacagggtctcactgtcctggcctcaagcaatcctctcacattgatctcccaaagtgctgggattgcaggtgtgagccactgtgcctggccctgttttcacattttaaaattcggCCAAATGGTCTCTAACATGGGTACCTCACCTTATATTCTCTCCCATTGGTAACCTGTTAGGGTGTTCTTTTCCTCTAGTCTCACAACTCAAGGTGTTCTTCTACTTCCCAATGTAATGTTCCAAATTGTAGTGAACTCATATCAACTAACTCACTAGAGTGCCTACTGATGAATTTCTTCACCTTGATATTATCAGCTGATACTCAGTAGTCATTGCCTCTTCATTTTAGTGCACCTTCCAGTATGGCAGAAATTGGAAAGCTTTACAACACATAAACAAACTATATTTTGATACTTTCCTGCAGGTAAGGTTCTGGATGCAAATTAGGTCCTGCCAATGAGATGCTTCATTGGAAACTGGAAGGTAGAAATGAGGTTGCAGcatttttctcttgctctcttgACTGTTTTCTGATGTCAGATATAGCCAGAGGATGGAGTTCCTCACACACCCCCGCAGCGGTCTGGTGTCCAGTCTCTCCAGATTTCTGGGTGGTAAGGGGCATTTGCTGTGGTGCCAGTGATTCCCAGATACCAGCTACTTGATCTTGGATCTTATTTGCACTAGCATTACCTTGGACTGTGATCTTGGACTCAGTCATTCCAGGGGCAATCTCTTGATATTCAAGCTCCCTGGTTGGGACAGTTGTAATAGCTTCTCTGGTGAAACAGTTCTGCAGTGTTCTGGGCATAATTCCTGGAAACCTAGCCTATAGCCTAGTTCTGCCAAGTTTATAAACACCCAATTCCCTGTATTAAATCCCATTCTGCATAAAATCCCTAGGGTGGTATCTGCTTCCTGCAATTGAACCCTAACTGATACAGGCTTGCTATATGGCTTCTAATTTTACTTCTCAATTATAGGCAATGGCCCTGCTTAGCCATAATTGATGGCCTCGGCTCCCTTGTTGGTAGACCAGGAAGAGAAAGTCTTGGTATTCAGCAGAATGGATTTCCACAACAAAGTATTTAGCTGAGCCTCAGGTACTGGAACTAACAGATGAAAGAGACAATATCGTGTTGTGAGTAAACAGTACTCCATACTTAAATTCTGTATCCCATGTTCTGTTTGTGACTGTGTCTCTTACCAGCAAAATGAACTTCATTAAATCCCTTACTATGTCTGGGACTGAGTCTCCTTGACTTTAAAATAAGGggttccaggctgggcacagtagatcacacctgtaatctcagtgttttGAAAGGCTGAaacaggtggatcgcttgaggtcaggagttcaaagctacagtgagctatgatctcgccactgcactctagcctgggaaacagagcaagactctgtctctaaaaaataaactaaaatgaaataaggGGTTTCAGATGACTTTTAAGGTCAATTTTAGCTCAAAGATTCTATGGTACTATGAAATCATTATtacaaacctaagcataaaatggttaaatgttaaataatgtCATGGTTCACTAAACCCTAAAACCCTTGCAAATGACAggtctgctcctcttcctccttgctTTGCCAGTCCGTCTTGAGGCATTAAGGTTTCTCCTGTTCTGTCTGCTTGCTTTTGTTCCATCTTCCATTAATAGTAAATTGACATAAAATTGCAGTTCCGGAGAAGTAGAGGTGTTGCTATGGAAACAGCCTTGATTCATTGATGTAAACATTAAGCTGTGGATGCTTATTCCTGAGGtgctggcaaaaagaaaaaaaacacaaaataaatgttatagtAAGAATGACATTTTGTTTTCAGAGAAGGTGGACCACACTCTAAAGGCTTGCTCTGAAGGTATATGTAGCACATTCTTACCAGGATTTAGATCTACCCCAGGTGTAATGATGCTCCCTGACTCACAGTGTCTGATGTGACACAGGAAGCCTGAAATGTGGTATTAGTCCGGTCCCCCTGCACTTGTGTTACAAGGAAATCCCAGAACTCATCAtgatgaacataaaataaaaatacctccCCTTTAGGCTGATTGGTTGTGGCTCAAAATTGTCCCCTTCTGGGGCTtaatgaaatttcattttttcccttcaaaCTGAATATCTCATTtactttcagaaagaaaatttcctaattttggccctttctttcttctttgtgggagagtgtttaaaactgtttgttttttaaacaaacattgtGCATTCCTataattaaaatcattttaaacacaaaaaaataatggCACTCTGACTAAATGGCATTTAGTAGCCAGCAGGACACCTTGGGCCAGGTTGCTTTTACTCTAAATTTCATTGTCATCCCACCCCACTTCTTCCTTCACCAACATGCAAGCTCTTTTCCTGCCATGACAGCCAGATAGGCAGAGGGGAGAGGCAGGTGCGGCCCTCAtcatcagtggttctcaattccTTGATGTGAACAGGACAGCACAGGCATTAAGCTTGATCTAGCCTCTTTGCATTGTACAAAGTTAAACAGCTaaacaaagtaaaatacaaaGGCAATACCTGTGGAATGCATACCGCACGTTGGCGTGCATGCCTCATTGCAATTTGCCTGCCTGTTTCTATTCTGTCGTTTCTTTGGAGGGCAGCAGATTTTTCTCTTGCGTTTCTGTAATCTTCAATTTCAACTTACTAAATTTCTTGATCTCAGCCACGTCAGGTTTGTCAGGCATAGAGGAAGTGGAGTGAGTCACGAGAGTAAATGGAATCTTGGCCTTTTctatttccctctctcccttcctcttccccttctccttcccctttccctccccctccctccctccctgcctccctgccttccttccttccttctttccttcttcctctctccttccctccctcccacccttcttccttccttccttttccttcctctctctcttctttctttcttttgttccttaGCTGTATTGAAGTATAATGTATATACAATAAAATCCACTCACTTTAGGAGTACTGTTTGGTGAATTTTGATGATTGTATGCAGTATTTAACCTCCACCAACATCGAGATACAGAACGGTTTCATCATCCTAAAAAGAACCCTCTTGTCCCTTTGCAATTGATCCCCTTCACCCTCATCCCTAGTCCCAGATAACCACATATCTGATTTCTGTCACTATGGTTTTACCTTTAGTAGAATTTCacgtaaatggaatcacacagtatgtaatCTTCGTGTTTCacttctttcacttaaaattAATGTCTTTGatattcatccatattgtataaatgatttcattcttttttcttgctaTATGATATTCTGTAATATGGAtacaccacaatttgtttattcactcaccAGTTGATAGAAATTTGGCTTGTTAGcagtttttggctattgtaaataatgctgctacatACGAGTCTTTGTATGGGCATGTGTGTTGTTTCTTTGTATGGGCATGTGTGTTGTTTCTCTTGAGTAACTACCTTGAAGTTGGATTGTTGGGTTGTATGGTAAGTGCATAAAGTTTCATAACTGCCTAAGAATCTGCCATGctgtttccaaagtggctgtaccaatttgcattcccacctacaatgtatgagggttccagttgcttcacatccttgccaacactgggTATGTTCTCCCAATTTCTGTACTAATTTCTTGGTGGACTAGCACCAATCTGTAGACCAGACTTCATGCAGGACTACTCAACCCATTCCTAAATATCATGGAATAAAGAACTAGGCATTCTGGTTATTGCTGACCAGAACAACAGGTTCTAATGCAATACTCCCCCCagatcaagaaaataaatataatacaagtTTAGCTTTGTAGCTTTTTTATGGATTCTACTTCAATGAACACTGGGATATACATTTGTTTGAAAAGCACTTtgagttttctttcttaaataatagaaaagaaatgtaatatctattttttaaaaatgaatacaaatcTAGCTCTGACATACCTTGTGGCATTGACAGCATGTCCATTGGCATCGTTTCTGGCCTCTTTAGCAGTGCCTGGATTGAGCTTGGTTGAGCCAGCCTATAATGGGTAGACACACAGCCAGGCTCAGGAGCAGAGGCAGGGACACATGTATTGGATGGGGTGGATAGAGTCAAGGAGATGCATCTTAAGCTACAGTAGGAAAAAAAGACCAAGTTGAACACTAATTAGGAGCCATGGAGAATGGAACATATTGCCGGAGGGAATAGCTGCAGCAACTTTTCTAACTCAGGTAAGTTTCTCAAAATTTGGtgataggaaggaagaaaaaccatTGATCTGAGATGTCAGGATAGCCTGTTAGCTTTTCAATTTTCTGCCCCTCTAGAGACACACTTGAGTCACTGCACAGCCAGATGAATAAAGTGCCACACAATTATGTGTGTAGATTAAAATCTGGATGCAACAGCCCCAAGGGCAGGTTGACTCAGCTGCTTATTTGTGACTAGAGAGCACATTAGAATAGAATATTCAGAAATGCACAAAACACACTTATCTCTTATCACTTATAGAGGGTAGGTTGGATCTGAGTGGGGTTATTTTGCTGAATGGTACAGAAGAAGTTCTATTAAAAGATTAATTctgctgggcgtgttggctcacatctgtaatgctagactttgggaggccgaggcgggtggatcacctgaggtcaggagttcgagaccagtctggccaacatggtgaaaccccatctctactaaaaatacaaaaattagccagcaggtgcctgtaatcccagctacttgggaggctgaagcaggagaatcacttgatcccaggaggcagaggttgcagtgagccgagatcgcaccattgcactccagtctgggtgacatagtgagactcttgtctccaaaaaaaaaaaaaaaaaaaaaaaaaaagattaattcacTAAGGAGAAATTGCACTATACTCTGAATAAAAGTAGCCATAAGGTGTGGGAGATCCTGTTGAAATAACACTGCCACCTTGCTAGTGGGTTATTTTCAGCAACATATTCTGGAATGGGATACAGTTATTGGAGACACATGAAGACCTGCATTAGAACAGGACACAcattttttcacaaaaaaaaaataaattttgggaaAGTTTATGTTAAAGAGTTATTTTGGATAAGACAGGGCTACAAAAAGTAAAGTATTATCATTTAGAATTTTGAAACTCTTCTCTTTTCCCCTTTGGTATAATTAGCTTTAAGTGCATTTACAGTGGctacaataattaaaatgtacttatcttttttgggaggctgaggcgggtggatcagttgaggtcagggtttgagaccagcctgaccaacatggtgaaaccccatctctactaaaaatacaaaaattagccaggtatggtggcagatagctgtagtcccagctactcggaaagggctgaggcaggagaatcgcttgaacccgggaggtggaggttgcagtcagccgagatcgcaccattgcactacagcctgggcaagaaagggagacactgtctcaaaaaaaaaaaaaaaaaaaaaaaaaaaaaggacttatcTTTAAGGCATAAAATACCAGTTAAAAATATCCAAGTTTATGAATAGGGAAGAAAAGCATTGTCAGATgctttatatagtttatatacattaaaatttattgTATACTCACGTTGCATCAGCAAGTATGAGGTCTTCTCTAAAGGACGGATTTAAATGTAGTAAATCATTTAAGTATGAAAATAATTAGTGGACATCTGGGTTATAGGGGCTGGGGTGCTAGGCAGAGAGATGCCTGACTCACCTCCCTGCTCCTCAACATGCATACTTTCCAAAACGATTCATGAAAGGCTTTCATAGAATCAGCTGCCAATTGCAACTGCCCAGGCAGGAAACACGTTAGTCAACTATCTGTCACATACCAGGAGAAGTGTTATTAGCCTGTGTCTAAGGGGCTCCTGTCCCAGGTTGAAGAAGAGGTTTCCATGTATCCCGAGACCCCAGAGATTTGGAGCCTTCGCTGTTGAGCAACTGTCGGTTATCTCTCTGCTGCACAGGGACAGCTCTAGGAGGTAGCCCTGGTTGTTTCACCCCAAATTAATACCTGCCTCTCTGCTTCTGCTCCAGGGCTGCAATGGACTGCAATGCACTTGGAGGAGGACGGGGTTGATCAGGAGCTCATTGCAGCCAGGAACAGGAAGGTAATACAGGTGCAAAACCAGGAAAGGTGTGGGGACTAATTGTCGCCAGAGGTTTTAGTTTTTCTAGATGCTTTTTCTAACAGGCAATGAACTATAAACTGCTTCAAATTATTCTTGAAAAGCCCTCTAACTGGCCTAACAATTAGGTACCAGGCCTTAGTAGATATAATAATTTAGTATCTTAATAGGTGGTTAACcatttgagagaaaataatttagatCTTTATCCCATATCATACATCAACATAAATTCCAAACGAACTAAAGAATTAGATGTAAATGATTAAGCTATAAAATAAGGAAGAATAAGTAGCTAACTGGATTTGGGATGGGGAAAGGACTTTCCAGGCATACAAATCAATAcaatattacaaaagaaaaatttgtaatAGATTTGGCTGcataaaacatttattacatctgtatatatatattttaaaaccacaaccaacagaataaaaattaaaaatatgaaaatgagtaaatatatataaatatttgtagaattgaGTTCATGGCCTTATTATAAAAAGATTCCCTTCcctcaatttaaatttaaattaacaaaGCCTAGGAAAACATAAttcataaatttaatattttatgaaaatagcaAATAACATTAAGATGTCCACCCTCTCTAGGAATTAAACAAATCTAAATGAAAACaagattgtttctttttaattatcaaaGAGCAATGATATTTTGAGAACAATAATACACAAATATAACTAGGTAAATACCCTGTAGTTATTAGGTAGGGAAATTTGGccatatttgtttaaatttattttactttagtaaATTTTTATCTATATCCTAATGAACTAGTCAAACATTCaagaatttatatataaaatattcatccaTTAATTTATCAAAAGTTTGAAATGACCCAAACGCCCAACGTAAGAGAAATCTTATATAAACTACAGCAcaaacacatataaaatacaatttttaactatttatttttaatttaattatttaattttaaatttctttttttaaatgttaatagttATTTGAAATGATAATTAAATGATGTGAGCAATGTTCAGTGCACTTTGTGGAGCATCATAAATACTTTATTTCACAATGAAAAGAGTTCCTTATGTTTTTGATAATAAAATTAgaatgtaaaagtaaaatttaaaaagtaatacagaaagctcaaaggaaaaagtaaaaattaaccaAAACATCATCTCTAAGTGATAAAAGATGTTAAATTATTGAATAGCCTTTTGTATAGTTTTCTATGCATATATGTAGACCCACAATCTCATGTATAAATTtacaaagtattatttttatgaaCTAGAGCATACTTATCCTGAATTTAactaatttcctttccttcaagatgtttatttatatcttttaatgtgaaaattataCATCCTCATCATCATTTGTAATGACTGCacaatattctattgtatatttGTTCCAAAATTCAGTTAACTAGCTTTCCATTGATGGATATATTTAATAAGTAAACAGGACCAGGGCAATGCAGCTGGACAGAGAGCTCAGTCTTAAGAGAGAGTCTCTGTTCACCTGCTAATCTCTTTTCTAAAGCTGCAAATACAACAACAATCTTGTTTGTAGCTAATAAGCTCTAAGCACACAAGGACCAGGCACGCAAACATGTTCCATACAACCTGTGCAAGACATTGTCTGACCCCGTCAACTGTAAGCTCCTGGCAACCCTTTAAGAAACAGGATTCAGGCTGCAAAGGTGAGGGGAGTCTTGatcctttgggaagctgagttttTCTGGTTCCAGTCCACCCATTCCAGGCAACCTGAGCACATAGTCATTGACTGAATAATCCTGCACATCCCTCTCCCCAAGAACATTGTCCTGAAGACTCACTCAGAGGAAGACCACACCTCTAATAAAACCTgtttttggaaaaatttaaaatgttagctACTGAAAGGCCCTCCTGGGGCTAGAGGCAGAGCTTGTcttgcttcttccttttcaatctggaGTTACTTTACAATAAACTCATTGGTCTATTCCATGGGCTTGGCTCAGCCTTCCTTGCAAATTACTTTCTGCAAAATCCTACTTTGCATATTCGAAGCTTATCCTTAACTCTTCCCCATTGCACTTCTGCTATGACAATCCTAATTCTTCCCAGTCCCTGCCCACAATTCCTACCTAACTAGGGAAAACGTGGCATAATGCAGAAACACACAAAGCAAAGCACAcgaatattttccaaaatatttttcttatggcACCCATACTTAAGTTCAcatccttcaaaaaataaatttataacatGTTTTTAAGCAATTGGTATTGTTAACACCAAGTATGAGATCCCATtttcagaggtgtttgaaccacagcaactccatcttgaataagggCTGGGTAAAAATGatgctgagacctactgggctgtattcccagacagttaagacattctaagtcacaggatgacaCAGGAGTTCGGCACAacatacaggtcataaagaccttgctgatgaaacagggtgcagtaaagaagccagctaaaacccacccaaaccaagatggtgacaagagtgatctctggtcgtcctcactgctacactcccatcagcgccatgacagtttacaaatgccatggcaacatcaggaagttaccctatatggtctaaaaaggggaggcatgaataatccaccccttgtttagcatataatcaagaaataaccataaaaatgggcaaccagcagcccttggggctgctctgtctatggagtagccattcttttattgttttactttcctaataaactggctttcactttactctgtggacttgccctgaattctttcttgcatgagatccaagaaccctctcttggggtctggattgagacccctttccagtaacgcAGCTACACCCTGCTTTAAAAATTGTAATGGCGTCTCAAGGCCAACAGTGTAAGGGACTAAGCTCTTATCCTGTGTGGTATAAAAGACTTCATAATCTGACCTAGGTACCTCTCTTTCCTCGTTTTCCACCATCCCTTATTATGTTCACTGTAGAAAACAGTTACGGTAACTAACTTGTCATCATTTCCCTCAAATGGCTAATGGTATTTTATCACTCTGTGACTCAGCTCAGATTTCTGCTTTTCCCTAGGGCTTCTTAATGCTACCGgctcatcagaatcacctggtgacatttttaaaatgtttacttgtttatatttcaaaattttttaaattttgaaattgttttagatttacaaaagAGTTGTAAGGATAGCACATAGAGTTCCTGTCTATTCTTCTTTAGCTTCccctaatgttaatattttacctTAAGTGtggtacatttatcaaaactaagaaattggCATTGGCATTTTACTAACTAAACTATAGACTTCCTTTGGATTTTGCCAGTTTTTCCACCAATGTCCTTTGTTCAAAGATCCAAACTAGGAAATCATATTTGTATTTACTTGACATGTCTCCTTAGACTTCTTCAATCTGCGAAAAATTCtggtttttttccttgtttttcaagATCTTGGCACTTTGAAAGAGCATtattcaggtattttgtagaatgtccctcaggTATGTCTGATATTTTCTTATGATCAAGCTGAGGTCATGGATTTGGAGTAAGAATACTACAGAGGTATGTGCCCTTCTCCCTGCATCCTACTGGGGGCACGTGATATCACCAGGAGTTTTCACTGGTCATAttaaccttgatcacttggtCAAGGTGGTTTCTGCCAGG
This window of the Pongo abelii isolate AG06213 chromosome 6, NHGRI_mPonAbe1-v2.0_pri, whole genome shotgun sequence genome carries:
- the LOC103891142 gene encoding thymosin beta-4-like, which translates into the protein MPDKPDVAEIKKFSKLKLKITETQEKNLLPSKETTE